A genomic window from Triticum urartu cultivar G1812 chromosome 7, Tu2.1, whole genome shotgun sequence includes:
- the LOC125521542 gene encoding uncharacterized protein LOC125521542 isoform X2: MPSSSGTSESWSRPNDLLDEPTRDRAPRTSDGGDDGDDDVSAERVASRLRKPGALRALCKRYAIPGGFAPVLAGGRSSCSTPPPGSVCVYLDALDAGMRLPLHPFFAAVLTHFGLAPGQLSPNGWRAMAGFVALSRSAGVDPSLAVFRHFFALCPFPPHGFYTLRGKDADGLLFARIRAKFVKGWKEDFFFLASSAPWPCPVEWGEPSRSSTFDPSLTVQEKAVADSLLRARGSSPIDLFAYLHHRNMGAASITGVSPPTPRATTAAARATAGKVTVKSEPDCKVPPCAPSLGKKRKLPEDRADGESSASGPSCPPGFSAPCKSPPATSKDGDWKAARRLLQGTVTPSRERELAASKPADVVASTYVSLLQTANEVAFSLGYALELEEKLRARERKADALQGELHRKLKARETETEALRAELRKAKAELDETAKAAAAREELWRKMKARERDTAEAEALRAELRKAKAVLAEAKADAGIAAAAARGLREELDRNVKARERDAAETDALRAELHKAKAELAATKAEAERAAPARWFWGSSREHARALAERELRGYERGLEDMRRAALHRYPYLDPALLFVPVRAPP; encoded by the exons ATGCCATCCTCCTCCGGGACCTCGGAGTCCTGGTCGCGGCCGAACGACCTCCTCGACGAACCCACCCGCGACCGAGCTCCCCGCACCAGCGACGGAGGCGATGACGGCGACGACGACGTCTCGGCCGAGCGGGTCGCCTCGCGGCTGCGCAAGCCAGGAGCCCTGAGGGCCCTCTGCAAGAGGTACGCCATCCCCGGCGGCTTCGCCCCGGTCCTCGCCGGCGGCCGCTCCTCGTGCTCCACGCCGCCGCCCGGGTCCGTCTGCGTGTACCTCGACGCTCTGGACGCCGGGATGCGCCTGCCCCTCCACCCCTTCTTCGCCGCCGTGCTCACCCACTTCGGGCTCGCCCCGGGTCAGCTCTCGCCCAACGGCTGGCGCGCCATGGCCGGCTTCGTCGCGCTCTCCCGCTCCGCCGGCGTGGACCCGTCGCTCGCCGTGTTCCGGCACTTCTTCGCGCTCTGCCCGTTCCCGCCGCACGGCTTCTACACCCTCCGCGGCAAGGACGCCGACGGCCTGCTCTTCGCCCGGATTCGCGCCAAGTTTGTCAAGGGCTGGAAGGAGGACTTCTTCTTCCTGGCGTCGTCGGCGCCCTGGCCGTGCCCGGTGGAGTGGGGGGAGCCTTCCAGGTCCTCCACCTTCGACCCGTCGCTCACCGTCCAGGAGAAGGCCGTGGCGGACAGCCTGCTGCGTGCTCGAGGGAGCTCCCCGATCGATCTCTTCGCgtacctccaccaccgcaacatggGCGCGGCCAGCATCACCGGGGTGTCGCCTCCAACTCCTCGAG CCACGACCGCGGCCGCGCGCGCGACGGCAGGGAAGGTGACGGTGAAGAGCGAGCCTGACTGCAAGGTGCCGCCTTGTGCGCCGTCGCTTGGGAAGAAGAGGAAGCTGCCGGAGGACCGTGCGGACGGCGAGAGCTCGGCGTCGGGCCCCTCTTGCCCGCCGGGCTTCTCCGCCCCCTGCAAGTCGCCGCCCGCGACAAGCAAAGATGGTGACTGGAAGGCGGCGAGGCGGCTGCTGCAGGGCACCGTGACGCCGTCGCGGGAGCGCGAGCTCGCCGCGTCCAAGCCGGCCGACGTCGTCGCCTCAACCTACGTGTCACTGCTGCAG ACGGCGAACGAGGTGGCCTTCTCGCTGGGCTACGCTCTGGAGCTGGAGGAGAAGCTGAGGGCGCGCGAGCGCAAGGCGGACGCGCTCCAGGGGGAGCTGCACAGGAAGCTGAAGGCGCGCGAGACCGAGACGGAGGCGCTGCGGGCGGAGCTGCGCAAGGCCAAGGCCGAGCTCGACGAGACggccaaggcggcggcggcgcgggaggagcTGTGGAGGAAAATGAAGGCGCGGGAGCGCGACACCGCCGAGGCGGAGGCTCTGCGGGCGGAACTGCGCAAGGCGAAGGCCGTGCTCGCCGAGGCCAAGGCGGACGCGGGgatcgcggcggcggcggcgcgcgggctcAGGGAGGAGCTGGACAGGAACGTGAAGGCGCGGGAGCGGGACGCCGCCGAGACGGACGCGCTGCGGGCGGAGCTGCACAAGGCGAAGGCCGAGCTCgccgcgaccaaggcggaggccgagagggcggcgccggcgCGGTGGTTCTGGGGGTCGAGCAGGGAGCACGCGCGCGCGCTGGCGGAGCGGGAGCTGCGCGGGTACGAGCGCGGCCTGGAGGACATGAGGCGCGCCGCGCTTCATCGCTACCCGTACCTGGACCCGGCGCTGCTCTTCGTGCCGGTCCGCGCCCCCCCGTag
- the LOC125521542 gene encoding uncharacterized protein LOC125521542 isoform X1: MPSSSGTSESWSRPNDLLDEPTRDRAPRTSDGGDDGDDDVSAERVASRLRKPGALRALCKRYAIPGGFAPVLAGGRSSCSTPPPGSVCVYLDALDAGMRLPLHPFFAAVLTHFGLAPGQLSPNGWRAMAGFVALSRSAGVDPSLAVFRHFFALCPFPPHGFYTLRGKDADGLLFARIRAKFVKGWKEDFFFLASSAPWPCPVEWGEPSRSSTFDPSLTVQEKAVADSLLRARGSSPIDLFAYLHHRNMGAASITGVSPPTPRAVRSDAAMEEATTAAARATAGKVTVKSEPDCKVPPCAPSLGKKRKLPEDRADGESSASGPSCPPGFSAPCKSPPATSKDGDWKAARRLLQGTVTPSRERELAASKPADVVASTYVSLLQTANEVAFSLGYALELEEKLRARERKADALQGELHRKLKARETETEALRAELRKAKAELDETAKAAAAREELWRKMKARERDTAEAEALRAELRKAKAVLAEAKADAGIAAAAARGLREELDRNVKARERDAAETDALRAELHKAKAELAATKAEAERAAPARWFWGSSREHARALAERELRGYERGLEDMRRAALHRYPYLDPALLFVPVRAPP; the protein is encoded by the exons ATGCCATCCTCCTCCGGGACCTCGGAGTCCTGGTCGCGGCCGAACGACCTCCTCGACGAACCCACCCGCGACCGAGCTCCCCGCACCAGCGACGGAGGCGATGACGGCGACGACGACGTCTCGGCCGAGCGGGTCGCCTCGCGGCTGCGCAAGCCAGGAGCCCTGAGGGCCCTCTGCAAGAGGTACGCCATCCCCGGCGGCTTCGCCCCGGTCCTCGCCGGCGGCCGCTCCTCGTGCTCCACGCCGCCGCCCGGGTCCGTCTGCGTGTACCTCGACGCTCTGGACGCCGGGATGCGCCTGCCCCTCCACCCCTTCTTCGCCGCCGTGCTCACCCACTTCGGGCTCGCCCCGGGTCAGCTCTCGCCCAACGGCTGGCGCGCCATGGCCGGCTTCGTCGCGCTCTCCCGCTCCGCCGGCGTGGACCCGTCGCTCGCCGTGTTCCGGCACTTCTTCGCGCTCTGCCCGTTCCCGCCGCACGGCTTCTACACCCTCCGCGGCAAGGACGCCGACGGCCTGCTCTTCGCCCGGATTCGCGCCAAGTTTGTCAAGGGCTGGAAGGAGGACTTCTTCTTCCTGGCGTCGTCGGCGCCCTGGCCGTGCCCGGTGGAGTGGGGGGAGCCTTCCAGGTCCTCCACCTTCGACCCGTCGCTCACCGTCCAGGAGAAGGCCGTGGCGGACAGCCTGCTGCGTGCTCGAGGGAGCTCCCCGATCGATCTCTTCGCgtacctccaccaccgcaacatggGCGCGGCCAGCATCACCGGGGTGTCGCCTCCAACTCCTCGAG CCGTACGATCTGATGCCGCCATGGAGGAAGCCACGACCGCGGCCGCGCGCGCGACGGCAGGGAAGGTGACGGTGAAGAGCGAGCCTGACTGCAAGGTGCCGCCTTGTGCGCCGTCGCTTGGGAAGAAGAGGAAGCTGCCGGAGGACCGTGCGGACGGCGAGAGCTCGGCGTCGGGCCCCTCTTGCCCGCCGGGCTTCTCCGCCCCCTGCAAGTCGCCGCCCGCGACAAGCAAAGATGGTGACTGGAAGGCGGCGAGGCGGCTGCTGCAGGGCACCGTGACGCCGTCGCGGGAGCGCGAGCTCGCCGCGTCCAAGCCGGCCGACGTCGTCGCCTCAACCTACGTGTCACTGCTGCAG ACGGCGAACGAGGTGGCCTTCTCGCTGGGCTACGCTCTGGAGCTGGAGGAGAAGCTGAGGGCGCGCGAGCGCAAGGCGGACGCGCTCCAGGGGGAGCTGCACAGGAAGCTGAAGGCGCGCGAGACCGAGACGGAGGCGCTGCGGGCGGAGCTGCGCAAGGCCAAGGCCGAGCTCGACGAGACggccaaggcggcggcggcgcgggaggagcTGTGGAGGAAAATGAAGGCGCGGGAGCGCGACACCGCCGAGGCGGAGGCTCTGCGGGCGGAACTGCGCAAGGCGAAGGCCGTGCTCGCCGAGGCCAAGGCGGACGCGGGgatcgcggcggcggcggcgcgcgggctcAGGGAGGAGCTGGACAGGAACGTGAAGGCGCGGGAGCGGGACGCCGCCGAGACGGACGCGCTGCGGGCGGAGCTGCACAAGGCGAAGGCCGAGCTCgccgcgaccaaggcggaggccgagagggcggcgccggcgCGGTGGTTCTGGGGGTCGAGCAGGGAGCACGCGCGCGCGCTGGCGGAGCGGGAGCTGCGCGGGTACGAGCGCGGCCTGGAGGACATGAGGCGCGCCGCGCTTCATCGCTACCCGTACCTGGACCCGGCGCTGCTCTTCGTGCCGGTCCGCGCCCCCCCGTag